In Anguilla rostrata isolate EN2019 chromosome 1, ASM1855537v3, whole genome shotgun sequence, a genomic segment contains:
- the LOC135264106 gene encoding membrane-spanning 4-domains subfamily A member 4A-like isoform X6 has translation MPEGTACKMASSTQSEFVVFTPMYPQQSGPTAPAFCTTPHVSSALGNFLKGDPKALGTVQIMIGVLDILFGITMAIYAESIAVFTGIVFWGGVIYISSGALSVAANNKLNKCLVNGALGMNIISTITAGIAIILFSLEIVFMGYSRYHCFRSEESYYYNDCQRLQHTLQTSSYGMTGVLLVFSILEFIISICVSAFACRAVCDCSTETTISPILDQTAMGSMQTEKPHIYDELLPGKRSVYLSFNPTRPSRQ, from the exons AGGGCACTGCTTGTAAAATGGCCAGCTCAACACAGAGTGAATTTGTGGTCTTCACCCCAATGTACCCTCAGCAAAGTGGTCCTACTGCACCAGCTTTCTGCACTACCCCACATGTTTCCTCTGCGTTGGGAAACTTTCTGAAAGGAGATCCAAAGGCACTGGGG acaGTGCAAATAATGATTGGAGTGCTGGACATATTATTTGGCATCACAATGGCCATCTATGCTGAAAGCATTGCTGTTTTCACTGGGATTGTTTTCTGGGGAGGAGTTATC TACATTTCCTCAGGAGCTCTGAGTGTTGCTGCGAACAACAAACTCAACAAATGCCTG GTGAACGGAGCACTTGGGATGAACATCATCAGCACCATCACTGCTGGCATTGCAATAATCCTTTTCTCTCTGGAAATTGTATTTATGGGATATTCAAGATATCACTGCTTTCGCAGTGAGGAGTCATATTACTACAACGATTGTCAACGGCTTCAACATACGCTTCAG ACCAGCTCATATGGGATGACAggagtgctgctggttttctccATCCTGGAGTTCATCATCTCCATCTGTGTTTCAGCATTCGcctgcagagcagtgtgtgactgCTCTACAGAG ACGACAATTTCACCCATTTTGGACCAAACTGCGATGGGCAGCATGCAAACAGAGAAGCCTCATATATATGATGAACTCCTTCCTGGAAAGAGATCAGTTTATCTCTCTTTCAATCCTACAAGACcttcaagacaataa
- the LOC135264174 gene encoding membrane-spanning 4-domains subfamily A member 4A-like isoform X1: MASSAASGFVVVTQVYPQQSGPTAPAFCTTSHVSSALGKFLKGDPKALGTVQIMIGVLNILFGITMAVYADSIGVYSGIVFWGALIYISSGALSVAANNKLNKCLVRGALGMNIISTITAGLAIILFSLDFVVEMRYSCSGSDNSYASYSCQRLWHILETRSHGIKGVLLVFSILEFIISICVSAFACKAVCDCSTEQVVYITPASSQVISDNRLISTPNTYQTTVSPVLGQTVMGSMQTDKPPQYDEVLP, translated from the exons ATGGCCAGCTCAGCAGCTAGTGGATTTGTGGTCGTCACCCAGGTGTACCCTCAGCAAAGTGGTCCTACTGCACCAGCTTTCTGCACTACCTCACATGTTTCCTCTGCGTTGGGAAAGTTTCTGAAAGGAGATCCAAAGGCACTGGGG ACAGTGCAAATAATGATTGGAGTGCTGAACATATTATTTGGCATCACAATGGCCGTCTATGCTGACAGCATTGGTGTTTACTCTGGGATTGTTTTCTGGGGAGCACTTATT TACATTTCCTCAGGAGCTTTGAGTGTTGCCGCTAACAACAAACTCAACAAATGCCTG GTGAGAGGAGCACTTGGAATGAATATCATCAGCACCATAACTGCTGGCCTTGCGATAATCCTGTTCTCCCTGGACTTTGTTGTTGAAATGAGATATTCCTGCTCTGGCAGTGACAATTCATATGCCTCCTACTCTTGCCAAAGGCTTTGGCATATTCTTGAG ACCAGGTCACATGGGATTAAAGGAGTGCTGTTGGTTTTCTCCATCCTGGAGTTCATCATCTCCATCTGTGTGTCAGCATTTGCATGCAAAGCAGTGTGTGACTGCTCCACAGAG CAAGTGGTATATATAACACCCGCAAGCAGTCAAGTCATATCAGATAATCGTCTCATCTCAACACCAAATACTTATCAG ACAACAGTTTCACCCGTTTTGGGCCAAACTGTGATGGGCAGCATGCAAACAGACAAGCCTCCTCAATATGATGAAGTCCTTCCTTGA
- the LOC135264174 gene encoding membrane-spanning 4-domains subfamily A member 4A-like isoform X2, with product MASSAASGFVVVTQVYPQQSGPTAPAFCTTSHVSSALGKFLKGDPKALGYISSGALSVAANNKLNKCLVRGALGMNIISTITAGLAIILFSLDFVVEMRYSCSGSDNSYASYSCQRLWHILETRSHGIKGVLLVFSILEFIISICVSAFACKAVCDCSTEQVVYITPASSQVISDNRLISTPNTYQTTVSPVLGQTVMGSMQTDKPPQYDEVLP from the exons ATGGCCAGCTCAGCAGCTAGTGGATTTGTGGTCGTCACCCAGGTGTACCCTCAGCAAAGTGGTCCTACTGCACCAGCTTTCTGCACTACCTCACATGTTTCCTCTGCGTTGGGAAAGTTTCTGAAAGGAGATCCAAAGGCACTGGGG TACATTTCCTCAGGAGCTTTGAGTGTTGCCGCTAACAACAAACTCAACAAATGCCTG GTGAGAGGAGCACTTGGAATGAATATCATCAGCACCATAACTGCTGGCCTTGCGATAATCCTGTTCTCCCTGGACTTTGTTGTTGAAATGAGATATTCCTGCTCTGGCAGTGACAATTCATATGCCTCCTACTCTTGCCAAAGGCTTTGGCATATTCTTGAG ACCAGGTCACATGGGATTAAAGGAGTGCTGTTGGTTTTCTCCATCCTGGAGTTCATCATCTCCATCTGTGTGTCAGCATTTGCATGCAAAGCAGTGTGTGACTGCTCCACAGAG CAAGTGGTATATATAACACCCGCAAGCAGTCAAGTCATATCAGATAATCGTCTCATCTCAACACCAAATACTTATCAG ACAACAGTTTCACCCGTTTTGGGCCAAACTGTGATGGGCAGCATGCAAACAGACAAGCCTCCTCAATATGATGAAGTCCTTCCTTGA
- the LOC135264106 gene encoding membrane-spanning 4-domains subfamily A member 4A-like isoform X1, with translation MASSTQSEFVVFTPMYPQQSGPTAPAFCTTPHVSSALGNFLKGDPKALGTVQIMIGVLDILFGITMAIYAESIAVFTGIVFWGGVIYISSGALSVAANNKLNKCLVNGALGMNIISTITAGIAIILFSLEIVFMGYSRYHCFRSEESYYYNDCQRLQHTLQTSSYGMTGVLLVFSILEFIISICVSAFACRAVCDCSTEQVVYIPATNSQVTSENLISTPKTYQVITLLTLLSHYLYTTDNGSHNSCLGDWPFQFLSCFILGLRLFYCSSSGCFPQAFHIISRCADVHIMVMLEKYRDSVSV, from the exons ATGGCCAGCTCAACACAGAGTGAATTTGTGGTCTTCACCCCAATGTACCCTCAGCAAAGTGGTCCTACTGCACCAGCTTTCTGCACTACCCCACATGTTTCCTCTGCGTTGGGAAACTTTCTGAAAGGAGATCCAAAGGCACTGGGG acaGTGCAAATAATGATTGGAGTGCTGGACATATTATTTGGCATCACAATGGCCATCTATGCTGAAAGCATTGCTGTTTTCACTGGGATTGTTTTCTGGGGAGGAGTTATC TACATTTCCTCAGGAGCTCTGAGTGTTGCTGCGAACAACAAACTCAACAAATGCCTG GTGAACGGAGCACTTGGGATGAACATCATCAGCACCATCACTGCTGGCATTGCAATAATCCTTTTCTCTCTGGAAATTGTATTTATGGGATATTCAAGATATCACTGCTTTCGCAGTGAGGAGTCATATTACTACAACGATTGTCAACGGCTTCAACATACGCTTCAG ACCAGCTCATATGGGATGACAggagtgctgctggttttctccATCCTGGAGTTCATCATCTCCATCTGTGTTTCAGCATTCGcctgcagagcagtgtgtgactgCTCTACAGAG CAAGTGGTATATATACCAGCCACAAACAGTCAAGTCACATCAGAAAATCTCATCTCAACACCAAAAACTTATCAGGTAATAACTCTGTTAACACTGTTATCTCACTACCTGTATACTACAGATAATGGATCTCACAACTCATGTTTGGGTGATTGgccttttcagtttttatcttgttttatcCTCGGTTTAAGACTATTCTACTGCTCTTCCTCTGGGTGTTTTCCCCAAGCATTTCACATAATATCTAGATGTGCTGATGTGCATATAATGGTGATGCTTGAAAAATACAGAGATAGTGTTTCAGTATAA